One window of the Arthrobacter sp. D5-1 genome contains the following:
- a CDS encoding maleylpyruvate isomerase family mycothiol-dependent enzyme, protein MVARHDLATDPGLQADLLQARRGTAFFARKLNELSDAELDGGTLLPDWTRRHVVAHVGYNARAIARLLEWAATGVETPMYSSPEARNHEISFGATLSPIALRNLYDHSAVHLSVEWRDLPDQDWANEVRTAQGRTVPASETVWMRTREVWVHAVDLDNGATFNDIPAPVLERLLKDITGAWKTRGTNTGLLINVNDTAGNGAALTFGDTSATNPTIITGPLPAVVEWATGRGTSGVTATGPSAESAVLAAPKWI, encoded by the coding sequence ATGGTCGCCCGCCACGATCTCGCCACCGATCCGGGCCTGCAGGCAGACCTCCTGCAGGCCCGGCGGGGCACCGCGTTCTTCGCCCGCAAACTGAACGAACTCTCCGATGCAGAGCTCGACGGCGGCACCCTCCTTCCGGACTGGACGCGCCGCCATGTGGTGGCGCACGTGGGATACAACGCCCGTGCGATCGCACGCCTGCTCGAATGGGCTGCCACCGGGGTGGAGACGCCCATGTATTCCTCTCCCGAGGCACGGAACCACGAGATCAGCTTCGGCGCGACCCTGTCCCCGATCGCGTTGCGGAACCTGTACGACCATTCCGCCGTGCACCTGTCCGTCGAATGGCGAGACCTGCCCGACCAGGACTGGGCCAACGAAGTCCGCACCGCCCAAGGCAGGACCGTCCCGGCGTCCGAGACCGTGTGGATGCGCACCCGCGAAGTCTGGGTCCACGCCGTGGACCTGGACAACGGAGCCACGTTCAACGACATCCCGGCCCCCGTCCTCGAACGTCTGCTCAAAGACATCACCGGCGCTTGGAAAACCCGCGGCACAAACACCGGGCTCCTCATCAACGTCAACGACACCGCAGGAAACGGCGCCGCACTCACGTTCGGCGACACCAGTGCCACCAACCCAACGATCATCACCGGTCCCCTGCCCGCCGTCGTCGAATGGGCCACGGGCCGCGGCACCTCCGGTGTCACGGCCACCGGACCCAGTGCCGAAAGTGCCGTTCTGGCCGCACCGAAGTGGATTTAG
- a CDS encoding cupin domain-containing protein encodes MSISAENTTHESVAASHALPEPTPEEAAQLEQLYKDFDAENLIPLWTEIGDLMPMVPTPKAVPHVWRWNDLYPLAARAGDLVPVGRGGERRAIALANPGLASTPYATPTLWAAIQYLGAHETAPEHRHSQNAFRFVVEGEGVWTVVNGDPVAMRRGDFLLTPGWNFHGHHNDTDQPMAWIDGLDIPFVHYADAGFFEFGTERVTDEATPDISRSERLWAHPGLRPLSGLDDTTNSPIAAYRWEHTDAALREQLLLEDEGHPATVSQGHAAVRYSNPTTGGDVMPTIRAEFHRLRAGATTEPLREVGSSVWQVFEGTGTVVLNGETKALAKGDLFVVPSWQEWSLQSETEFDLFRFSDAPIFERLNFNRSYTEGRK; translated from the coding sequence GTGTCCATCAGCGCCGAGAACACGACTCATGAATCTGTGGCCGCCAGCCACGCCTTGCCGGAGCCCACTCCGGAGGAAGCTGCCCAGTTGGAGCAGTTGTATAAGGACTTCGACGCAGAGAACCTGATTCCGTTGTGGACGGAGATCGGTGACCTGATGCCGATGGTGCCCACACCGAAGGCCGTCCCGCATGTGTGGCGCTGGAACGACCTCTACCCCTTGGCTGCCCGTGCCGGGGATCTGGTTCCCGTGGGCCGGGGCGGGGAACGCCGCGCGATTGCCCTGGCGAACCCCGGCCTGGCCAGCACACCGTACGCGACTCCGACGCTGTGGGCCGCGATCCAGTACTTGGGCGCCCATGAGACGGCTCCGGAGCACCGCCATTCGCAGAACGCGTTCCGCTTTGTGGTGGAGGGTGAGGGTGTGTGGACGGTGGTGAACGGGGATCCGGTGGCAATGCGTCGGGGTGATTTCCTGCTCACCCCGGGCTGGAACTTCCACGGCCACCACAATGACACCGACCAGCCGATGGCGTGGATCGACGGGCTGGACATCCCGTTCGTGCATTATGCCGATGCTGGGTTCTTCGAGTTCGGCACCGAACGTGTCACCGACGAAGCCACCCCGGACATTTCCCGCTCCGAACGGCTGTGGGCCCACCCGGGCCTGCGACCCCTGTCCGGTCTCGATGACACCACCAACTCCCCCATCGCCGCGTACCGCTGGGAACACACCGACGCCGCTCTGCGTGAGCAGTTGTTGCTGGAGGACGAGGGCCACCCGGCCACGGTGTCCCAGGGCCATGCCGCTGTCCGGTACTCGAACCCGACCACCGGTGGGGACGTTATGCCCACCATCCGGGCCGAGTTCCACCGCCTGCGCGCCGGCGCCACCACCGAGCCGCTTCGTGAGGTTGGTTCCAGTGTCTGGCAGGTCTTCGAGGGCACCGGCACCGTGGTGTTGAACGGCGAGACCAAGGCCCTGGCCAAGGGCGACCTGTTCGTGGTCCCGTCCTGGCAGGAATGGTCATTGCAGTCCGAGACAGAGTTTGATCTTTTCCGTTTCAGCGACGCCCCCATCTTTGAACGACTGAACTTCAACCGCAGCTACACCGAAGGACGCAAGTAA
- a CDS encoding aromatic acid/H+ symport family MFS transporter: MNHTLPAAASQRPTAGIEGHTPRFSKGSALAVLVCWLLVVFDGYDLIVYGTVQSSLISDTGWGLTKATAGTIGSMAFLGMMIGAIFAGRMADSWGRRKTILGCAVLFSVFTVLCAFAPNAAIFGALRLLAGIGLGGLVPSANALVAELVPAKWRSTIATLMMSGVPIGGSIAALVGIPMIPAFGWQAMFLVAVLALVIVVPLGMKYIPETLPPGKASGTPQFQGPKPGFGSLLRAPYLGVSVLFALATIATLFAWYGLGIWLPNLMQLAGYNLGSALTFALALNLGAVAGSVITAWAGTRFGPIPTAIAAAAVAAVGLLVLLTGPSVAVVYLALVLAGVGTHGTQCLIIAAVASHYPDHLRGTALGWALGTGRIGAVIAPQVGGLLLAAGLGVNSNFLAFAGAAALAAVLLAAVGLNIKSKISQGANNV, translated from the coding sequence ATGAATCACACACTTCCCGCTGCAGCGTCGCAACGGCCCACCGCCGGTATTGAGGGCCACACCCCGCGCTTTTCCAAAGGGTCGGCCCTGGCCGTCCTGGTCTGCTGGCTGCTGGTGGTCTTCGACGGCTATGACCTCATCGTCTACGGCACCGTGCAATCGTCCCTGATCTCCGACACCGGGTGGGGGCTCACCAAAGCAACGGCGGGCACCATCGGCTCCATGGCGTTCCTCGGAATGATGATCGGCGCGATCTTCGCCGGCCGCATGGCTGATTCCTGGGGCAGGCGTAAGACCATCCTTGGATGCGCGGTTCTGTTCTCCGTCTTCACCGTTCTCTGTGCCTTTGCTCCCAACGCCGCGATCTTCGGTGCCCTCCGGCTCCTGGCCGGAATTGGCCTGGGTGGTCTGGTGCCCTCAGCCAATGCACTGGTTGCCGAACTGGTCCCTGCAAAGTGGCGTTCCACCATTGCAACGTTAATGATGTCCGGGGTGCCGATCGGCGGGTCCATTGCTGCGCTGGTGGGGATTCCCATGATTCCAGCCTTCGGGTGGCAGGCAATGTTCCTGGTGGCCGTCCTGGCGCTGGTGATCGTCGTGCCACTGGGTATGAAGTACATCCCTGAGACACTGCCGCCGGGCAAGGCCTCGGGGACCCCCCAGTTCCAGGGCCCCAAACCCGGCTTTGGATCCCTCCTGCGCGCGCCTTACCTCGGCGTCAGCGTACTGTTCGCCTTGGCCACCATCGCCACCCTTTTCGCCTGGTACGGCTTGGGAATCTGGCTGCCCAACCTCATGCAACTGGCCGGCTACAACCTCGGCTCGGCGCTGACGTTCGCACTGGCCCTGAATCTCGGAGCCGTTGCCGGATCGGTGATTACCGCGTGGGCCGGCACGCGCTTCGGCCCGATTCCGACGGCGATAGCGGCAGCCGCTGTGGCCGCCGTCGGGCTTCTGGTTCTCTTGACCGGGCCTTCAGTGGCCGTGGTGTACCTCGCCCTGGTGCTTGCCGGCGTCGGAACGCACGGCACGCAGTGCCTGATCATCGCCGCGGTGGCCAGCCACTATCCCGATCATCTGCGCGGAACCGCGCTTGGCTGGGCGCTGGGCACCGGCCGCATTGGCGCCGTCATCGCACCCCAGGTGGGTGGGCTCCTGCTGGCAGCCGGGCTGGGCGTCAACTCCAACTTCCTCGCGTTCGCCGGCGCCGCCGCCCTCGCAGCGGTCCTTCTGGCCGCCGTCGGACTCAACATCAAATCAAAGATCTCCCAAGGAGCAAACAATGTCTGA
- a CDS encoding FAD-dependent oxidoreductase, with protein sequence MSEYTTSTHVLVVGGGMAGLAGALALRANGANVTLVERAPEFGEVGAGLQMAPNASRVLKRWGLLEKALEVGVQPKHLVFRDATTGEELTRQSLRGEFEERYGAPYVVIHRSDLHRVLLEGCEAAGVKLVNDVMVDSVETVNGRGVVHTAAGVDYEADVVIGADGLKSTLRPLVASDEPVSSAYVAYRGTVPITHETPAADLEDVVVYLGPDCHLVQYPLRKGELLNTVAVFKSPSFERGEEQYGGVDELQAAYKDCVPAVQAALANLGTGIRWPMYDRDPIENWIAGRMVLMGDAAHPMLQYLAQGACQALEDAAVLQDVSAGTVFTADGVNPDAWDEAIAAFNTVRAARTARVQRTARVWGESWHVAGLARTLRNLLFKSRKDNDFQYNDWLYGQTGEGLPAPEAPRVASQLPA encoded by the coding sequence ATGTCTGAGTACACCACGTCCACTCATGTCCTGGTTGTGGGAGGGGGAATGGCCGGGCTGGCCGGCGCATTGGCCCTCCGCGCAAACGGTGCGAACGTCACGCTGGTGGAACGCGCACCCGAATTCGGCGAGGTGGGAGCCGGCCTGCAGATGGCGCCGAACGCCTCGCGGGTCCTGAAACGCTGGGGCCTGCTGGAGAAGGCGCTTGAGGTCGGCGTGCAGCCCAAGCACCTGGTATTCCGCGACGCGACCACCGGTGAAGAGCTCACGCGCCAGTCGCTGCGCGGCGAGTTTGAGGAACGCTATGGCGCCCCGTACGTGGTGATCCACCGCAGCGACCTGCACCGCGTGCTCCTGGAAGGATGCGAAGCGGCGGGCGTGAAACTGGTCAACGACGTCATGGTGGACAGCGTGGAAACCGTGAACGGCCGCGGCGTGGTGCACACAGCAGCCGGTGTGGACTATGAAGCAGATGTGGTGATCGGCGCCGACGGGCTGAAGTCCACGTTGCGGCCGCTGGTGGCATCCGATGAGCCTGTCTCCTCCGCCTACGTTGCGTACCGCGGCACCGTCCCTATTACCCATGAGACCCCGGCAGCCGACCTCGAGGACGTGGTGGTCTACCTCGGCCCCGACTGCCACTTGGTGCAGTACCCCCTGCGCAAGGGCGAACTGCTGAACACCGTGGCCGTCTTCAAATCGCCGTCATTTGAGCGCGGTGAAGAGCAGTATGGGGGAGTGGACGAGCTCCAGGCCGCCTACAAGGATTGTGTTCCCGCCGTGCAGGCAGCCCTCGCGAACCTCGGCACGGGCATTCGCTGGCCCATGTACGATCGCGATCCGATCGAAAACTGGATTGCCGGCCGCATGGTCCTGATGGGCGACGCCGCCCACCCCATGCTGCAGTACCTCGCCCAAGGCGCCTGCCAGGCACTCGAGGACGCCGCCGTGTTGCAGGACGTCAGCGCCGGCACGGTCTTCACAGCTGACGGCGTCAATCCGGATGCGTGGGATGAGGCAATTGCGGCGTTCAACACTGTCCGCGCAGCCCGCACTGCCCGCGTCCAGCGCACCGCCCGTGTGTGGGGCGAATCCTGGCACGTCGCCGGACTGGCCCGGACGCTGCGAAACCTGCTCTTCAAGAGCCGCAAGGACAACGATTTCCAGTACAACGACTGGCTCTACGGTCAAACCGGTGAAGGCTTGCCGGCACCGGAGGCGCCACGGGTTGCCAGCCAGCTGCCAGCCTGA
- a CDS encoding SGNH/GDSL hydrolase family protein encodes MNASSADDWVQGGSGSFGPGLHPWSRYVALGDSFTEGLGDPEPRSPGGLRGWADRVAEELSTGHEDFAYANLAISGRLLHEIMAEQVGPALDLKPDLITLNAGGNDLLFHRSDPDKLAMELDAGVAALASTGATILLFTGPDWGATPVLGLARGKVAIYNENIRVVAARHDAVVADLWALRELTDPRMWDPDRLHFSPLGQHTIAIMVLNTLNVPHSLEPLTPKPLPERNWREARAGDIVWAREHLFPWVVRRLKQRNADDGRHPKRPEPGPVFGAGMPPGTFVGNDPRNITD; translated from the coding sequence ATGAACGCCTCCAGCGCCGATGATTGGGTGCAGGGAGGTTCCGGTAGCTTCGGGCCTGGCCTGCACCCGTGGAGCCGTTATGTGGCGTTGGGCGACTCGTTCACCGAAGGGTTGGGCGACCCCGAGCCGCGAAGCCCCGGAGGCCTGCGCGGCTGGGCGGACAGGGTGGCGGAAGAACTGAGCACCGGCCACGAGGATTTCGCCTACGCCAACCTGGCCATCAGTGGACGCTTGCTGCACGAGATCATGGCGGAGCAGGTTGGCCCGGCACTGGACCTCAAACCAGATCTGATCACCCTCAACGCCGGCGGCAACGACCTGCTCTTCCATAGGAGCGATCCTGACAAACTCGCCATGGAGCTGGATGCAGGAGTGGCAGCGTTGGCCTCCACCGGCGCCACCATCCTGCTGTTTACTGGTCCGGACTGGGGCGCCACCCCGGTGTTGGGCCTGGCCCGCGGCAAGGTGGCCATCTACAACGAGAACATTCGGGTAGTGGCTGCCCGCCACGATGCCGTCGTGGCCGATCTATGGGCGTTGCGCGAGCTGACCGACCCCAGAATGTGGGATCCGGACCGACTCCATTTCTCGCCGCTTGGCCAGCACACCATCGCCATCATGGTGCTCAATACCCTCAACGTTCCCCACTCCCTGGAGCCGTTGACACCCAAACCATTGCCGGAGCGCAACTGGCGCGAGGCCCGGGCCGGAGACATCGTCTGGGCCCGCGAGCACCTCTTCCCTTGGGTCGTGCGTCGCCTGAAGCAGCGGAACGCCGACGACGGCCGGCACCCCAAGCGACCTGAACCCGGCCCGGTGTTCGGCGCCGGGATGCCCCCCGGTACATTCGTCGGCAACGACCCCCGGAACATCACCGACTGA
- a CDS encoding fumarylacetoacetate hydrolase family protein → MRLLTLRTENAAGKGTVAVRQDGDTLTEIPGFADVGALLADPAWEEKAKAANGATHALDGADLAAVVPAPGKIICVGHNYRNHIKEMGRDIPEHPTLFAKYTESLIGPNDDLALPQESDTVDWEAELAVIIGKKGRRIAEADAAEHIAGYAVLNDVSMRDYQFRTIQWLQGKTWENSTPFGPALVTRDEFTAGPLMTSAVDGEIQQSTPTGDLVFTPEFLVSYISTIITLNPGDVIATGTPGGVGHAQDPKRYLQEGQLLVTTIEGLGQLNNRVVKEA, encoded by the coding sequence ATGAGACTCCTCACCCTCCGCACCGAAAACGCCGCCGGCAAAGGCACCGTGGCCGTCCGCCAGGACGGCGACACCCTCACGGAGATCCCCGGCTTCGCCGATGTCGGCGCGCTGCTCGCGGACCCCGCCTGGGAGGAAAAGGCGAAGGCGGCCAACGGCGCAACGCACGCGCTCGACGGCGCCGACCTCGCCGCCGTCGTGCCCGCACCGGGAAAGATCATCTGCGTGGGCCACAACTACCGCAACCACATCAAGGAAATGGGCCGGGACATCCCGGAGCACCCCACCCTGTTCGCGAAGTACACCGAGTCGTTGATCGGCCCGAACGATGACCTCGCCCTGCCGCAGGAATCTGACACCGTGGACTGGGAAGCCGAACTCGCAGTGATCATCGGCAAGAAGGGCCGCCGCATCGCCGAGGCCGACGCTGCCGAGCATATTGCCGGGTACGCGGTCCTGAACGACGTGTCCATGAGGGACTACCAGTTCCGCACCATCCAGTGGCTGCAGGGCAAGACGTGGGAGAACTCCACCCCGTTCGGGCCGGCCCTGGTCACCCGCGACGAATTCACCGCCGGCCCGCTCATGACCTCCGCTGTAGACGGGGAAATCCAGCAGTCCACCCCCACCGGAGACCTCGTCTTCACCCCCGAGTTCCTGGTCTCCTACATCTCCACCATCATTACCCTGAACCCGGGCGACGTGATCGCGACCGGCACCCCGGGCGGTGTGGGCCACGCCCAGGACCCCAAGCGGTACCTGCAGGAAGGCCAGCTCCTGGTCACCACCATCGAGGGCCTGGGCCAGTTGAACAACCGCGTGGTCAAGGAAGCCTGA
- a CDS encoding helix-turn-helix transcriptional regulator, whose product MKDERRKELGLFLRTRRNQALRSDYGLPPVGRSRERGLRREEIAFLSGVSVTWYTWLEQGRDISPSRQVLESIARALHLSDTGLGYVLSLGGYSSTPPKGPVAADAPAHVQRLLDALDPNPSYALSPDWGIAGWNRAYEALYPNIGTFDASDRNLLWLVFTDSYIRDLLPDWDVTSKRFLAEFRAETGQRLGDPDVEYQVGRLKEASPEFQESWDRYDILGFESRERQFHHPAVGVLHLEHHQVSPSDRPDLHIVVYTPAPGSDAGEQMQRLMGI is encoded by the coding sequence GTGAAAGATGAGAGACGCAAGGAACTGGGACTCTTCCTCCGGACGCGGCGCAACCAAGCCCTTCGTTCCGACTACGGCCTGCCGCCTGTGGGACGTTCCCGCGAGCGCGGGCTGCGCCGGGAAGAGATCGCCTTCCTGTCCGGCGTCAGCGTCACCTGGTACACCTGGCTGGAGCAAGGGCGGGACATCAGCCCCTCGCGCCAGGTGCTGGAATCCATTGCACGGGCGCTGCATCTCTCCGACACCGGGCTGGGCTATGTACTGTCGCTGGGTGGATATTCATCCACTCCACCGAAGGGCCCGGTGGCCGCCGATGCTCCCGCACATGTGCAGCGCCTGCTGGATGCCCTGGACCCCAACCCTTCTTACGCTTTGTCCCCGGACTGGGGAATCGCCGGATGGAATCGCGCGTACGAAGCGCTCTACCCCAACATCGGGACGTTCGATGCCTCGGACCGGAACCTCCTGTGGCTCGTCTTCACCGATTCCTACATCCGTGACCTGCTTCCGGACTGGGACGTCACGAGCAAGCGCTTTTTGGCTGAGTTCAGGGCCGAGACCGGCCAACGGCTGGGTGACCCCGATGTGGAGTACCAGGTAGGCCGACTCAAGGAAGCCAGCCCGGAGTTCCAGGAAAGCTGGGACCGGTACGACATCCTGGGCTTCGAATCCCGTGAGCGCCAGTTCCACCACCCTGCTGTTGGCGTGTTGCATCTGGAACACCACCAGGTCTCGCCGTCGGACCGGCCGGACCTGCACATCGTGGTCTACACGCCCGCGCCCGGGAGCGATGCCGGGGAGCAGATGCAGCGGTTGATGGGGATCTGA
- a CDS encoding peptidase M56 family protein yields the protein MNELRVDPNFSRALRGELVSRVEQTTAGRTRKRARLWIGAGVFAGVGLLGGVGATAAGLFVVPGAEVVTQLSTPVADSYQGTATVDLGEPPAGTTGIQIDFWCLTEGHFQYQDGSSIACSADDAGTPHGWSGYLAKLAPGQHSVTYTTAPESRWRLTARYVSTQLTEWATNGDGTTYGMENENGSPDMIAVMATNGKRGYAYTAHLNEANGHTAAMSFKSPEEALAWQEERKGQTFHVPVYEADGKSVIGEFEISDGSDPSAP from the coding sequence ATGAACGAGCTCCGTGTCGACCCAAACTTCAGCCGGGCTTTGCGTGGGGAACTGGTGTCGAGGGTGGAACAAACCACGGCCGGGCGGACCCGTAAACGCGCCAGGCTCTGGATCGGCGCCGGCGTGTTTGCCGGCGTGGGACTTCTGGGTGGCGTCGGCGCCACGGCCGCAGGACTGTTCGTGGTGCCCGGGGCGGAAGTGGTTACGCAGCTGTCCACGCCGGTAGCTGACTCGTATCAAGGGACTGCCACGGTGGACCTTGGAGAGCCACCTGCGGGAACAACGGGCATCCAGATTGACTTCTGGTGTCTGACTGAGGGGCACTTCCAGTATCAGGACGGGTCCAGCATCGCCTGCTCAGCTGACGACGCCGGGACACCCCACGGCTGGAGCGGCTACTTGGCCAAGCTGGCTCCGGGTCAACACAGCGTCACCTACACCACGGCCCCGGAGAGCCGCTGGCGGCTGACGGCACGATACGTGAGCACGCAGTTGACCGAGTGGGCAACTAACGGCGATGGCACCACTTACGGCATGGAGAACGAGAATGGCTCACCCGACATGATCGCCGTCATGGCCACGAACGGGAAACGTGGATACGCCTACACGGCGCATTTGAACGAAGCGAACGGTCATACAGCCGCCATGAGCTTCAAGAGCCCTGAGGAGGCATTGGCCTGGCAGGAGGAGCGAAAAGGTCAAACCTTCCACGTGCCGGTCTATGAAGCTGACGGGAAGTCGGTCATTGGCGAGTTTGAGATCTCTGACGGGAGCGATCCTTCGGCTCCGTGA
- a CDS encoding IclR family transcriptional regulator gives MQNNPTSMSSRKPVQKRPTYSIEAVDNALQLLQLLRDGGALRLKDAAAELGVAPSTAHRLLAMLVYRGFAVQDENRRYVPGPAMGVGPAGLSWTRLLRDLAQPHMELLSGQLNETVNLMVRVGTKVRFLSTVEGSNVLRVGDRQGTVMPANRTSGGKAMLAELEPVMIEQLFRSHNAEIGGDTIPDKEFPTFLRELETTRSNGFAANFEGTEEGVSALGMALHNGHGSVVGALSVATPATRFRKVFDAGLVTAMRETCRQLEVDIAANPTD, from the coding sequence GTGCAGAATAATCCGACTTCCATGTCCAGCCGTAAGCCGGTACAGAAACGGCCTACCTACTCCATTGAGGCCGTGGATAACGCCCTCCAACTCCTGCAGTTGCTACGGGATGGCGGCGCACTCCGGCTCAAGGACGCCGCCGCGGAGTTGGGCGTCGCCCCGTCAACGGCCCACCGCCTTTTGGCAATGCTGGTTTACCGTGGATTCGCCGTTCAGGACGAGAACCGCCGCTACGTTCCGGGCCCTGCGATGGGTGTCGGCCCCGCTGGCCTGAGCTGGACGCGGCTGCTCCGCGACCTCGCCCAGCCGCACATGGAACTTCTTTCCGGTCAACTCAACGAGACCGTCAACCTCATGGTCCGCGTGGGTACCAAGGTCCGTTTCCTGTCCACCGTGGAGGGCAGCAACGTGCTGCGCGTGGGTGACCGCCAAGGCACCGTCATGCCCGCAAACAGGACCTCCGGCGGAAAAGCGATGCTTGCAGAACTGGAGCCCGTGATGATCGAGCAACTGTTCCGAAGCCATAACGCGGAGATCGGCGGAGACACCATCCCGGACAAAGAATTCCCGACCTTCCTCCGCGAACTGGAAACCACCAGGAGCAACGGGTTTGCTGCCAATTTTGAGGGAACCGAGGAGGGTGTCAGCGCCTTGGGCATGGCCCTGCATAACGGGCATGGCTCGGTGGTGGGGGCGCTCAGCGTCGCCACGCCTGCCACACGGTTCCGTAAGGTGTTCGACGCCGGCCTGGTCACCGCGATGCGCGAGACCTGCCGGCAGTTGGAGGTAGACATAGCGGCGAACCCCACCGACTGA
- a CDS encoding DNA alkylation repair protein → MGTMDELINSKVVTELRSLLKGASPGIEMPTLERSHGALDGQRLRQRLDVVRDALLQDLPAGSSDVQRIMLDALDDPRFTGWMVWPATEVVAARALQSGSLTDFDAALTVLSRLTGRLTAEFAIRDLIAARPERALSTMQTWTNHHDEHVRRLATEGSRAYLPWARRVPWLVANPAATQGILDATYLDPTDYVRRSAANHLNDLSRIDPQLVLATARRWSGKPDDTTPKVIRHGLRTLVKRGNPEALALLGYTGGQLVVREPQLSHTAVAWDGTVEFSAEVVNQGPQAANAAIDYSIGFQRANGTVSAKTFKLTSRRIPPGETVTVTKTHSFRPITTRSYYPGQHYVVVQANGVASTPAHFVLDKQELS, encoded by the coding sequence ATGGGCACCATGGATGAGCTGATCAATTCCAAGGTGGTGACCGAGCTGCGGTCCCTCCTCAAGGGCGCCAGTCCCGGCATTGAGATGCCAACGCTGGAGCGCTCGCATGGCGCCCTCGACGGGCAACGGCTCCGGCAGCGGTTGGATGTAGTGAGGGATGCCCTCCTTCAGGACTTACCGGCGGGATCCTCCGATGTTCAGAGGATCATGCTCGATGCTCTCGATGACCCCCGGTTTACGGGATGGATGGTCTGGCCGGCCACCGAAGTCGTGGCCGCCAGGGCGCTTCAATCGGGGTCGCTGACCGACTTTGACGCTGCGCTCACGGTCCTGTCCCGCCTTACTGGGAGGCTCACGGCAGAGTTCGCTATCCGCGACCTCATCGCTGCCCGGCCGGAACGTGCCCTGTCGACGATGCAAACCTGGACGAATCACCACGACGAACACGTCCGCCGACTCGCAACGGAGGGCTCCCGCGCCTACCTGCCATGGGCTAGGCGGGTACCTTGGCTGGTGGCCAATCCCGCGGCGACGCAGGGAATCCTTGATGCCACCTATCTGGATCCCACCGACTATGTCCGACGCTCCGCAGCGAACCATCTCAACGACCTGAGCCGGATCGATCCGCAGCTGGTGCTGGCCACTGCCCGCCGTTGGTCTGGAAAGCCGGATGACACCACACCCAAGGTGATACGGCATGGACTCAGGACCTTGGTTAAGCGAGGCAATCCGGAGGCGCTCGCCCTCCTGGGCTACACCGGCGGCCAGCTCGTCGTCAGGGAGCCCCAGCTCAGCCACACGGCAGTCGCCTGGGATGGAACTGTGGAATTTTCAGCCGAGGTAGTCAACCAAGGCCCCCAGGCCGCCAACGCAGCCATTGACTATTCCATCGGGTTCCAACGGGCCAACGGCACAGTCAGCGCCAAGACCTTCAAGCTCACGTCCCGCCGCATTCCTCCCGGCGAGACTGTCACTGTCACAAAAACGCACTCGTTCCGCCCCATAACAACCCGTTCCTATTACCCGGGGCAGCACTACGTTGTGGTCCAGGCAAACGGCGTCGCGTCGACGCCTGCGCACTTCGTCCTGGACAAGCAGGAGCTCAGCTGA
- a CDS encoding sigma-70 family RNA polymerase sigma factor: MGNSETDDGGLWARSLDGEGEAFGLLYDRHHGRVYRHAYRLSPERHDAEDIMSAAFLELWRCRAKVRLVDGSILPWLLVTTTNVARNNRRAAFRYRKLLASLPRTQDLASANEDLFLQGKLDTDTARALATLNAVDQQLVSLVVFEDYTIAAAATVLNLSPAAAKSRMHRARERMKTALAGTPELAPAFEGDQR, encoded by the coding sequence ATGGGGAACAGCGAAACCGACGACGGCGGACTGTGGGCGAGGAGCCTCGACGGCGAGGGAGAGGCTTTCGGGCTGCTGTACGACCGGCACCACGGCAGGGTTTACCGGCATGCGTATCGGCTCTCACCCGAACGGCACGACGCCGAAGACATCATGTCTGCCGCGTTCTTGGAACTGTGGCGATGCCGGGCCAAGGTGCGGCTGGTGGATGGCTCCATTCTTCCCTGGCTGCTGGTGACCACCACCAACGTGGCCCGCAACAACAGGCGGGCCGCCTTTCGCTACCGAAAGCTGCTTGCTTCCCTTCCCCGGACCCAAGACCTTGCCAGCGCCAATGAAGACCTTTTCCTGCAGGGCAAATTGGACACGGACACAGCTCGAGCACTCGCCACGCTCAACGCTGTGGATCAGCAGCTCGTCAGCCTGGTGGTCTTCGAGGATTACACCATCGCCGCGGCGGCCACCGTACTCAACCTCTCTCCGGCAGCTGCCAAGTCACGCATGCACCGAGCCAGGGAGCGCATGAAAACAGCACTCGCGGGGACACCAGAGCTTGCTCCCGCTTTCGAAGGAGACCAGCGATGA